One Actinospica robiniae DSM 44927 genomic region harbors:
- a CDS encoding SDR family NAD(P)-dependent oxidoreductase, whose product MTKTDQNPPRQTQLRDSKPVAVITGASAGLGLELARELAGRGWRLVLTARGAERLERAAAELGELTEVTALPGSVVDDDHRAELAHAAAEFGGADLLVNNASTLVGFDLEGEAMPTLAQFPLVGLLETFEVNVLGPLALTQLVLPQLRRKQGRIINVSSDAAAEAYPGWGGYGASKAALDHASAILALEEPALTVWSVDPGDMNTQMHDDAEPGVDHSDLPHPADVTPAFIRLLETSPASGRYLATELLKEEV is encoded by the coding sequence ATGACGAAGACGGATCAGAACCCCCCGCGCCAGACACAGCTGCGCGACTCCAAGCCGGTCGCCGTGATCACCGGAGCCTCCGCCGGACTCGGGCTCGAACTCGCCCGCGAACTCGCCGGGCGGGGCTGGCGCCTCGTGCTCACCGCCCGCGGCGCCGAGCGGCTCGAACGCGCGGCCGCCGAGCTGGGCGAGCTGACCGAGGTGACCGCGCTGCCCGGCAGCGTCGTCGACGACGACCACCGCGCCGAGCTCGCCCACGCCGCCGCCGAGTTCGGCGGAGCCGACCTGCTGGTCAACAACGCCTCCACCCTGGTCGGATTCGACCTCGAGGGCGAGGCCATGCCCACCCTCGCCCAGTTCCCGCTGGTCGGCCTGCTCGAGACCTTCGAGGTCAACGTGCTCGGCCCGCTCGCACTGACCCAGCTGGTGCTGCCGCAGCTGCGGCGCAAGCAGGGCCGGATCATCAACGTCTCCTCCGACGCGGCGGCCGAGGCGTACCCGGGCTGGGGCGGGTACGGCGCGAGCAAGGCAGCCCTCGACCACGCTTCGGCGATCCTGGCGCTGGAGGAGCCGGCGCTCACCGTGTGGTCGGTCGACCCGGGCGACATGAACACGCAGATGCACGACGACGCCGAGCCGGGCGTCGACCATTCCGACCTGCCGCATCCCGCCGACGTCACGCCGGCCTTCATCCGCCTGCTGGAGACGTCCCCCGCCTCCGGCCGCTACCTCGCCACCGAGCTGCTCAAGGAGGAGGTCTGA
- a CDS encoding FAD-binding and (Fe-S)-binding domain-containing protein has protein sequence MSTVRDAAGLERDLRGAVRGDVAFDPGTRAVYATDSSNYRQIPVGAVFPSSAADVAAALRVCADHDVPVLGRGGGTSLAGQGCNEAVVFDFSRHMNRILEIDPDARTARVQPGVVLDDLRAAVAEHGLTFGPDPATHAWCTLGGMISNNSCGTHALYAGKTVDNVLRLRVACYGGEEYDFGAYDEAEYAALVRAGAPEAGILGSLREIGRRHAEQIRERYPDIPRRVSGYNLDQLLPDQPLHVARLLVGTESTCALVTEAVVRLTTIPAVRRAVLLAYPTVFEAADAVPSILATPLPHPLLGLEGFDVTLVRQMRARKLNSAHLPLLPGLDEALEAGSGGWLLAEVGGANDAEADAAAQALIAAMPDQVGHRLLRAEEEQRGAWSIRESGLGATALREDGGHNAEGWEDGAVPPDRLGEYLRGITELWHEYGYSGAWYGHFGQGCVHTRNNFDLHTREGLRAYRSYVERAADLVVSLGGSLSGEHGDGQARGELLERMYGPELVDAFRQVKSVFDPRGRMNPGKVVDPYPLDQNLRYGPSYRQSVVLGAGSGFFALADDDGSVQHAAERCVGVGRCRRDDAGVMCPSYRATRDERHSTRGRAKLLVELFQGEVTPATWRNEDVREALDLCLACKGCATDCPTHVDMATYKAEFLAHFYRKRLRPRAMYALALTPWLLRLGARMPALANAATGEGPLGKLGRKMVGVTTRRPAPVIAAKTLRRRQRSAPAAAATVVLWPDTFTDAYRPELGEAWKSIFESVGERVAVPTAWACCGRPLYDAGMLTLARRTLRGLLDVLQPFIDQSIPVVVPEPSCLAAFRDELPGLLADDPRAKRLAELARSPAEHLLALAPEALDKLAEAAGLAARTADGETPRVLLHPHCHARAVNAIDADQRVLERLGYRVEVLDAGCCGLAGSFGFDAEHEELSRQIGTEQWLAKIVARADTDVDRCRLLIDGFSCATQYGHLAPPSSTVPRPQTLAELIGGPERQWHASR, from the coding sequence ATGTCCACGGTCAGGGATGCGGCGGGACTGGAACGCGACCTGCGCGGCGCGGTGCGCGGGGATGTGGCCTTCGACCCGGGGACCCGTGCGGTATACGCGACCGATTCGTCCAATTATCGCCAGATTCCGGTCGGCGCCGTCTTCCCGTCGTCGGCGGCGGACGTGGCGGCTGCGCTACGGGTCTGCGCCGACCACGACGTGCCGGTGCTCGGACGCGGCGGCGGCACGTCGCTCGCCGGCCAGGGCTGCAACGAGGCGGTGGTCTTCGACTTCAGCCGCCATATGAACCGCATCCTGGAGATCGATCCGGACGCCCGCACCGCCCGGGTACAGCCGGGCGTGGTCCTCGACGACCTGCGCGCGGCCGTCGCCGAGCACGGGCTGACCTTCGGCCCGGACCCGGCGACCCACGCCTGGTGCACCCTCGGCGGCATGATCAGCAACAACTCCTGCGGCACGCACGCGCTCTACGCCGGCAAGACCGTGGACAACGTCCTGCGGCTGCGGGTGGCGTGCTACGGCGGCGAGGAGTACGACTTCGGCGCATATGACGAGGCCGAGTACGCCGCGCTGGTGCGCGCAGGTGCGCCGGAGGCGGGCATCCTCGGCTCGCTGAGGGAGATCGGGCGCCGGCATGCCGAGCAGATCCGGGAGCGGTACCCGGACATCCCCCGCCGCGTCTCCGGCTACAACCTCGACCAACTGCTGCCCGACCAGCCGTTGCACGTCGCCCGACTGCTGGTCGGCACCGAGTCGACCTGCGCGCTGGTGACCGAGGCAGTCGTCAGGTTGACCACGATTCCCGCGGTCCGCCGCGCGGTGTTGCTCGCGTATCCGACCGTATTCGAGGCCGCCGACGCGGTTCCCTCGATCCTGGCGACCCCTCTCCCGCATCCGCTGCTCGGTTTGGAAGGGTTCGATGTCACGCTCGTGCGGCAGATGCGGGCACGGAAGCTGAACTCCGCGCACCTGCCGCTGCTACCCGGCCTCGACGAGGCGCTGGAAGCCGGATCGGGCGGTTGGCTGCTGGCCGAGGTCGGCGGCGCGAACGACGCCGAGGCCGACGCCGCGGCCCAAGCCCTGATCGCTGCCATGCCCGACCAGGTGGGCCATCGTCTGCTCAGGGCAGAAGAGGAACAGCGCGGCGCCTGGTCGATCCGCGAGTCCGGCCTCGGCGCCACCGCCCTGCGCGAGGACGGCGGCCACAACGCCGAAGGCTGGGAAGACGGCGCGGTGCCGCCGGACCGGCTCGGCGAGTATCTGCGGGGTATCACCGAACTCTGGCACGAGTACGGCTATTCCGGTGCCTGGTACGGACATTTCGGCCAAGGCTGCGTGCACACGCGCAACAACTTCGACCTGCACACCCGCGAGGGCCTGCGCGCGTACCGGTCGTATGTCGAGCGCGCGGCCGACCTGGTCGTCTCGCTCGGCGGCTCGCTCTCCGGCGAGCACGGCGACGGCCAGGCCCGCGGAGAACTGCTCGAGCGCATGTACGGGCCCGAGCTCGTGGACGCGTTCCGCCAGGTCAAGTCAGTGTTCGACCCGCGCGGGCGGATGAACCCGGGAAAGGTCGTGGACCCGTACCCGCTCGACCAGAACCTGCGCTACGGGCCGAGCTACCGGCAGTCGGTCGTTCTCGGCGCCGGCTCGGGGTTCTTCGCACTCGCCGACGATGACGGCTCTGTGCAGCACGCTGCCGAACGCTGCGTCGGCGTCGGGCGCTGCCGCCGTGACGACGCCGGCGTCATGTGCCCGTCGTACCGAGCGACGAGGGATGAGCGCCACTCCACCCGCGGCCGCGCGAAGCTGCTCGTCGAGCTCTTCCAGGGCGAGGTGACGCCGGCGACCTGGCGCAACGAGGACGTCCGCGAGGCGCTGGACCTGTGCCTGGCCTGCAAGGGCTGCGCCACGGACTGCCCCACGCACGTGGACATGGCGACGTACAAAGCCGAGTTCCTGGCGCACTTCTATCGCAAACGCCTGCGACCCCGGGCCATGTACGCGCTCGCACTCACACCGTGGCTGCTGCGCCTCGGCGCCCGGATGCCGGCTCTGGCGAACGCCGCCACAGGCGAAGGGCCCCTCGGAAAGCTCGGCCGCAAGATGGTCGGCGTCACCACCAGGCGACCGGCGCCCGTCATCGCCGCCAAGACCCTGCGTCGTCGGCAGCGCTCCGCACCGGCCGCCGCCGCGACCGTCGTGCTGTGGCCGGACACCTTCACCGACGCGTACCGCCCGGAGCTCGGCGAGGCCTGGAAGTCGATCTTCGAGTCCGTCGGGGAGCGCGTCGCCGTCCCCACTGCGTGGGCATGCTGCGGGCGCCCGCTCTACGACGCGGGCATGCTCACCCTCGCCAGGCGGACACTGCGCGGCCTGCTCGACGTGCTGCAGCCCTTCATCGACCAGTCGATCCCCGTCGTCGTCCCCGAACCGAGCTGCCTGGCAGCGTTCCGCGACGAGTTGCCGGGCCTGCTCGCGGACGACCCCCGCGCGAAGCGCCTGGCCGAACTCGCCCGCTCCCCCGCCGAGCATCTGCTCGCCCTCGCGCCCGAAGCGCTGGACAAGCTCGCCGAGGCTGCCGGACTCGCCGCGCGCACCGCCGACGGCGAGACGCCGCGGGTCCTGCTGCACCCGCACTGCCACGCCCGAGCCGTGAACGCCATCGATGCAGATCAGCGCGTCCTCGAACGCCTCGGCTACCGCGTCGAAGTACTCGACGCGGGCTGTTGCGGCCTGGCCGGCTCCTTCGGTTTCGACGCCGAGCACGAGGAGTTGTCGCGGCAGATCGGTACCGAGCAGTGGCTCGCGAAGATCGTGGCGCGCGCGGATACGGATGTTGATCGCTGTAGGCTGCTGATCGACGGATTCTCCTGCGCGACCCAATACGGGCATCTCGCTCCGCCGTCATCCACCGTCCCTCGGCCGCAGACCCTGGCCGAGCTCATTGGAGGGCCTGAACGACAGTGGCACGCTTCAAGGTAG
- a CDS encoding ABC transporter ATP-binding protein produces the protein MTTNEANVNESDTFLLEATDLRHEFARPGQAPLPVLDGLSLQVRPGEIAALIGPSGSGKSTLLNILAGLDRPTGGQVRVGGDGAVGYMPQKDLLFPWRTIEDNAILGLEVGGLKKKAARERVAPLLTEFGLGGFEYSYPAQLSGGMRQRAALLRTVAMGRPLLLLDEPFGALDSLTRTQMQLWLAETWQRHGWTIVLVTHDIREAVFLADSVHVLTSRPARVARRIEVELPRPRTAETFGLPEFSRIERELLGALTAGSEPGGLAS, from the coding sequence ATGACGACGAACGAGGCGAACGTGAACGAGTCGGACACGTTCCTACTGGAAGCCACCGATCTGCGGCACGAGTTCGCCCGGCCCGGCCAGGCGCCGCTGCCGGTGCTCGACGGGCTCTCGCTGCAGGTGCGGCCGGGGGAGATCGCCGCCCTGATCGGGCCGAGCGGCAGCGGCAAGTCCACCCTGCTCAACATCCTGGCGGGACTCGACCGGCCGACCGGCGGGCAGGTGCGCGTCGGCGGAGACGGCGCCGTCGGCTACATGCCGCAGAAGGACCTGCTCTTCCCGTGGCGCACCATCGAGGACAACGCGATCCTCGGCCTCGAGGTGGGCGGCCTGAAGAAGAAGGCCGCGCGCGAGCGGGTGGCGCCGCTGCTGACGGAGTTCGGCCTCGGCGGGTTCGAATACTCCTACCCGGCCCAGCTCTCCGGCGGCATGCGCCAGCGTGCGGCGCTGCTGCGCACGGTCGCGATGGGCCGGCCGCTGCTGCTGCTCGACGAGCCCTTCGGTGCCCTGGACTCGCTGACGCGCACGCAGATGCAGCTGTGGCTGGCCGAGACCTGGCAGCGTCACGGCTGGACGATCGTGCTGGTCACGCACGATATCCGGGAGGCGGTCTTCCTCGCCGACAGCGTCCACGTGCTCACCTCCCGGCCGGCCCGGGTGGCCCGGCGGATCGAGGTCGAGCTGCCCCGGCCGCGGACGGCGGAGACCTTCGGCCTGCCCGAGTTCTCCCGGATCGAGCGCGAGCTGCTCGGCGCGCTCACGGCCGGGAGCGAGCCCGGCGGATTAGCCTCCTGA
- a CDS encoding ABC transporter permease, with amino-acid sequence MTLRRALRILWPPVLLAIVLLVGWQLLSDHGIRNPQVLPSPTAIVSAGWHERATIWHNAVPTLRETELGFALAFALSWILAAAMDFTPPIRRAVYPILVASQTLPIVAIAPLFVVIFGFGIMPKMLLVALATFFPLTVSLAAGFATADGDADRLLRSMGASRWRIFWTVRVPGALPFFFSGLRVAITYAIGGAVFAEYQGAESGLGIYLQQMQQVFRTDLVFATVAVIALLSVILFALTYLLQAWLTPWRKYERAQEARR; translated from the coding sequence ATGACCCTCCGCCGCGCCCTGCGCATACTCTGGCCGCCCGTCCTGCTCGCGATCGTGCTGCTGGTCGGCTGGCAGCTGCTGTCCGACCACGGCATCCGCAACCCGCAGGTGCTGCCCTCGCCGACCGCGATCGTCTCGGCCGGCTGGCATGAGCGGGCCACCATTTGGCACAACGCCGTGCCGACGCTGCGCGAGACCGAGCTCGGCTTCGCCCTCGCGTTCGCGCTCTCCTGGATCCTGGCCGCCGCCATGGACTTCACGCCGCCGATCCGCCGGGCCGTCTACCCGATCCTGGTGGCATCGCAGACCCTTCCGATCGTCGCGATCGCGCCGCTGTTCGTGGTCATCTTCGGATTCGGCATCATGCCGAAGATGCTGCTGGTGGCGCTGGCCACGTTCTTCCCGCTGACCGTGTCGCTGGCCGCGGGCTTCGCCACCGCCGACGGGGACGCCGACCGGCTGCTGCGCTCGATGGGAGCGAGCCGGTGGCGGATCTTCTGGACGGTCCGGGTGCCCGGGGCGCTCCCGTTCTTCTTCTCCGGCCTGCGGGTGGCCATCACCTACGCCATCGGCGGCGCGGTCTTCGCCGAGTACCAGGGGGCGGAGAGCGGCCTGGGCATCTATCTGCAGCAGATGCAGCAGGTCTTCCGCACCGATCTGGTCTTCGCCACGGTCGCGGTGATCGCGCTGCTGAGCGTGATCCTGTTCGCGCTGACGTACCTGTTGCAGGCTTGGCTCACCCCGTGGCGCAAGTACGAGCGCGCTCAGGAGGCGCGGCGATGA
- a CDS encoding GAF domain-containing sensor histidine kinase, with the protein MPTKQGRAAALAAMSELSEAVLAVTRHLDTSAVLRTILRTARELVGAEYAALGVPDGAGSFARFLVEGVTDEQWRAIGPLPRQHGMLGVMMQDPHPQRLDDITADARFNWWPAAHPRLKGFLGVPIRDGEEILGALFMGNTDPDDEGFTEEDEAVLKILAAHAAIALTHARLYERERELAITTERARLARELHDAVAQKLFALRLTAKAAGSLIDTDPARAREQLAQVGALATEAAAELSTAVGELRTPDLDGDGLAEALRKQVAVVDRAQASHGGPKVSFRCCPSPQLPPTHDQVVLRVAQEALHNALRHSQAQRIDLSLCAIPERGAAAGAFPGGARLIVRDDGVGFDAQTAGRGLGLVSMRERADSVGGRLTVRAKPGEGTVIELEVPGGRG; encoded by the coding sequence ATGCCCACCAAGCAAGGCAGAGCCGCCGCGTTGGCCGCCATGAGCGAGTTGAGCGAAGCAGTGCTCGCCGTGACCAGGCACCTGGACACCTCCGCGGTGCTGCGCACGATTTTGCGCACCGCCCGCGAACTTGTCGGGGCCGAGTACGCGGCGCTCGGCGTGCCGGACGGCGCCGGGTCCTTCGCGCGGTTCCTGGTCGAGGGCGTCACCGACGAGCAGTGGCGGGCGATCGGGCCGCTGCCGCGCCAGCACGGCATGCTCGGGGTGATGATGCAGGACCCGCATCCGCAGCGGCTCGACGACATCACCGCGGACGCCCGCTTCAACTGGTGGCCGGCCGCGCACCCGAGGCTCAAGGGCTTCCTGGGCGTGCCGATCCGGGACGGCGAGGAGATCCTCGGCGCGCTGTTCATGGGCAACACCGACCCGGACGACGAGGGCTTCACCGAGGAGGACGAGGCGGTCCTGAAGATCCTGGCCGCGCACGCCGCGATCGCCCTCACGCACGCGCGCCTGTACGAGCGCGAGCGCGAGCTCGCGATCACCACCGAACGGGCCCGGCTGGCCCGGGAGCTGCACGACGCGGTGGCGCAGAAGCTGTTCGCGCTGCGGCTGACCGCGAAGGCGGCGGGCTCGCTCATCGACACCGACCCGGCCCGGGCCCGCGAGCAGCTGGCCCAGGTGGGCGCGCTCGCCACCGAGGCCGCGGCCGAGCTGTCCACGGCGGTGGGCGAGCTGCGCACGCCGGATCTGGACGGGGACGGCCTGGCCGAGGCGCTGCGCAAGCAGGTCGCGGTGGTGGACCGGGCTCAGGCCTCGCACGGCGGCCCGAAGGTCTCCTTCCGCTGCTGCCCGTCGCCGCAGCTGCCGCCGACGCATGATCAGGTCGTGTTACGGGTAGCGCAGGAGGCATTACACAATGCGCTCAGGCACTCGCAGGCGCAGCGGATCGACCTCTCGCTGTGCGCGATCCCCGAGCGCGGCGCGGCGGCCGGAGCCTTTCCGGGCGGCGCGCGGTTGATCGTGCGCGACGACGGCGTCGGGTTCGACGCGCAGACCGCCGGGCGGGGCCTCGGCCTGGTCTCGATGCGGGAGCGCGCCGACTCGGTGGGCGGTCGGCTGACCGTGCGCGCGAAGCCGGGCGAGGGCACAGTGATCGAGTTGGAGGTACCGGGTGGTCGGGGCTAG
- a CDS encoding response regulator transcription factor, whose amino-acid sequence MLIADDHPMVRQGLRVFLELEPDLEVVGEAVDGAETVRLAGELDPDVVLLDLVMPVVDGLAALEQLAEQGLAERVLMVTSFGEYRSALPALRAGARGYISKEVDPAALATAVRAVAAGHVLLGPQVAAQLLSQAGSSASAGGASGREPQGPQLTAREHEVLDLIAAGRSNREIARSLNVAEKTVKTHVSNILMKLGVADRTQAALWAVRHQE is encoded by the coding sequence GTGCTGATCGCGGACGACCATCCGATGGTGCGCCAGGGCCTGCGGGTCTTCCTCGAGCTGGAGCCGGATCTCGAGGTGGTGGGCGAGGCGGTCGACGGTGCGGAGACGGTGCGGCTGGCCGGCGAGCTGGACCCGGACGTGGTGCTGCTCGACCTGGTCATGCCGGTGGTCGACGGCCTGGCGGCGCTGGAGCAGTTGGCCGAGCAGGGCTTGGCCGAGCGGGTGCTGATGGTCACCAGCTTCGGCGAGTATCGCAGTGCTCTTCCCGCGCTGCGGGCCGGTGCGCGCGGGTACATCTCGAAGGAGGTGGACCCGGCCGCGCTGGCCACGGCGGTGCGGGCGGTCGCGGCCGGGCACGTGCTGCTCGGTCCGCAGGTGGCGGCGCAGCTGCTGTCCCAGGCGGGTTCGAGCGCGTCGGCCGGCGGGGCGTCCGGCCGGGAGCCGCAGGGCCCGCAGCTGACGGCGCGTGAGCACGAGGTGCTGGACCTGATCGCGGCCGGGCGTTCGAATCGGGAGATCGCGCGCAGCCTGAACGTGGCGGAGAAGACGGTCAAGACGCACGTGTCCAACATCCTGATGAAGCTCGGCGTCGCGGACCGCACGCAGGCCGCGCTCTGGGCCGTGCGGCATCAGGAGTGA
- a CDS encoding ABC transporter substrate-binding protein, protein MIPPPDKGIRPPNLTRRSLVALGVGAGVTALTAWGGGTSRGSGTGAAGLTPVTLALDWTPNTNHTGIYVAQQLGYFAQRGLDLRIVPYGTTAPEVLVSTHKADFGISYQDGLTQAAVSGGDIVSVFAITQKTDVCIGVRADSSITDPAQLDGKTYAGYGGPMEVPMLQYVIKAAGGTGKFKDVTLNTDAYQALYAGQADFAMPEPTWEVIQAAQVGKPLRTFDVTAYGFPAIYSAIIASSNHYLSANGDTARRFLAAIEEGYAYATAHPSDAANLLIQANTSVLGTQRQLVLKSAQLEAAEYYKDTAGQIGYQSEARWQALTDFMFRNGILADASGKPITSEPKVSKLFTNAYLPAGVTA, encoded by the coding sequence GTGATTCCACCCCCGGACAAGGGCATACGCCCGCCCAACCTCACCCGCCGCTCGCTGGTCGCCCTCGGCGTCGGCGCCGGGGTGACCGCACTGACGGCCTGGGGCGGAGGGACGAGCCGCGGTTCCGGCACCGGAGCCGCCGGCCTGACCCCGGTCACCCTGGCCTTGGACTGGACGCCCAACACCAACCACACCGGGATCTACGTCGCCCAGCAACTCGGCTACTTCGCCCAGCGCGGCCTCGACCTGCGGATCGTGCCCTACGGCACGACCGCCCCGGAAGTGCTGGTCTCCACACACAAAGCCGACTTCGGCATCTCGTACCAGGACGGTCTGACCCAGGCCGCCGTCTCCGGCGGCGACATCGTCTCGGTGTTCGCGATCACGCAGAAGACGGATGTGTGCATCGGCGTGCGCGCCGACTCCTCCATCACCGATCCCGCGCAGCTCGACGGCAAGACGTACGCGGGCTACGGCGGACCGATGGAGGTCCCCATGCTGCAGTACGTCATCAAAGCCGCGGGCGGGACCGGCAAGTTCAAGGACGTCACCCTCAACACCGACGCCTACCAGGCACTTTATGCCGGGCAAGCCGACTTCGCGATGCCCGAGCCGACCTGGGAGGTGATCCAGGCCGCGCAGGTCGGCAAGCCGCTGCGCACCTTCGACGTCACCGCGTACGGCTTCCCGGCCATCTACTCCGCGATCATCGCGTCCTCGAACCACTACCTCAGCGCCAACGGCGACACCGCCCGGCGGTTCCTGGCCGCGATCGAGGAGGGCTACGCGTACGCGACCGCGCACCCGTCCGATGCGGCGAACCTGCTCATCCAGGCCAACACGTCGGTCCTGGGCACGCAGCGCCAACTCGTCCTGAAGAGCGCGCAGCTCGAGGCCGCCGAGTACTACAAGGACACGGCCGGCCAGATCGGGTACCAGAGCGAGGCACGCTGGCAGGCGCTGACCGACTTCATGTTCCGCAACGGCATCCTCGCGGACGCGTCCGGCAAGCCGATCACCTCCGAACCGAAGGTCTCCAAGCTGTTCACCAACGCATACCTCCCGGCGGGCGTGACCGCATGA
- a CDS encoding S-adenosylmethionine:tRNA ribosyltransferase-isomerase, translating into MTISLETGFDFDVPDELTAHEPAEARGLSRDGVRMVVGYRGRMSTEHHAFTDLPALLTPRDLLVVNNSGTLPAALSGVLADGRQIALHVSSAEPDDRGAYLVELREPSPDGGAARYYAPAESPARAGLVVTLPGRAHARLTERFTDRLWFARLSLPRGLSLVAYLAWYGKAIRYGYVDREWPIEAYQTVFATEPGSSEMPSAARPFTAEVVAEIERRGTPIATITLHTGVASPEAHEAPYAERFKVPERTARLVERTHEAGGRVVAVGTTAVRALESAVGRDGRMRAADGWTDLVITPERGVQAVDGLLTGWHEPRASHLLMLEAVAGRPLLDLCYAEAIAEAYLWHEFGDVNLLLP; encoded by the coding sequence ATGACGATCAGCCTGGAGACCGGGTTCGATTTCGACGTCCCGGACGAACTGACCGCACACGAGCCGGCCGAAGCCCGCGGCCTGTCCCGGGACGGCGTGCGGATGGTGGTGGGCTACCGCGGGCGGATGAGCACCGAACACCACGCGTTCACCGACCTGCCCGCGCTTCTGACGCCGCGTGACCTGCTCGTCGTCAACAACTCGGGCACGCTGCCCGCCGCGCTGAGCGGCGTGCTGGCCGACGGCCGCCAGATCGCGCTGCACGTCTCCTCGGCGGAGCCGGACGACCGCGGCGCCTACCTGGTCGAATTGCGCGAACCGTCCCCCGACGGCGGCGCGGCCCGGTACTACGCCCCGGCCGAGTCTCCGGCCCGGGCCGGACTCGTCGTCACGCTGCCCGGCCGGGCCCACGCCCGGCTCACCGAGCGGTTCACCGACCGGCTCTGGTTCGCGCGGCTGAGCCTGCCGCGCGGATTGTCGCTGGTGGCCTATCTGGCCTGGTACGGCAAGGCGATCCGCTACGGCTACGTGGACCGGGAGTGGCCGATCGAGGCCTACCAGACGGTATTCGCCACCGAACCCGGCAGCAGCGAGATGCCGAGCGCGGCCCGGCCGTTCACCGCCGAAGTCGTCGCCGAGATCGAACGGCGCGGCACCCCGATCGCGACGATCACGCTGCACACCGGCGTCGCATCGCCGGAGGCGCACGAGGCCCCGTACGCCGAGCGGTTCAAGGTGCCCGAGCGCACGGCACGCCTGGTCGAGCGGACGCACGAGGCGGGCGGCAGGGTCGTGGCCGTCGGCACGACGGCCGTGCGGGCCCTGGAGTCGGCCGTCGGCCGGGACGGCCGGATGCGGGCGGCGGACGGGTGGACCGATCTGGTCATCACGCCCGAGCGCGGCGTGCAGGCGGTGGACGGACTGCTCACCGGCTGGCACGAGCCGCGCGCCTCGCACCTGCTCATGCTCGAAGCCGTGGCCGGCCGCCCGCTGCTCGATCTCTGCTATGCCGAAGCCATCGCAGAGGCCTACCTCTGGCATGAATTCGGAGACGTCAACCTCCTGCTGCCGTGA
- a CDS encoding phosphotransferase enzyme family protein, whose product MGSPHLVHGMGSEPAEADWPTLHPIDLEMLLRTYPEAGGLAEVEWHSPRPLSAAALVRTSAGTRLFVKRHHSSVRSRRSMEEEHAFLAHLLAHGAPVVRVLPDRFGRTVTAGGDNGEWTYEVHEVGEGDDVYRDAISWSPFLSLAHARSAGRTLATLHAAAAGYDAPDRSPAPLVGGFTIFGDRTDPIAAAGRYLALRPALEAEMWRWPDWPEQLRRLHLPYWKRLRPFLDELEPLWTHNDLHASNLLWRGDEAVTVIDFNLADRAFAVHDLALAIERNAIEWVRLAESGEAAVHADAAQALIEGYEEVRKLTDAERAALPELLPLCHVDFALSELDYFAGITRSTENAELAYRYLIDHTAWFDTDAGRELLRHVRAALDR is encoded by the coding sequence ATGGGATCACCGCACCTGGTGCACGGCATGGGTTCGGAGCCGGCCGAGGCGGACTGGCCGACGCTGCACCCGATCGACCTCGAGATGCTGCTGCGGACGTATCCCGAGGCGGGCGGCCTGGCCGAGGTGGAGTGGCACTCGCCGCGTCCACTCTCGGCGGCCGCGCTCGTGCGCACGAGCGCGGGCACGAGGCTCTTCGTCAAACGGCACCACTCCAGCGTCCGCAGCAGGCGGAGCATGGAGGAGGAACACGCCTTCCTCGCCCATCTCCTCGCGCACGGCGCGCCGGTCGTGCGCGTGCTGCCGGACCGTTTCGGCCGGACCGTGACGGCCGGCGGCGACAACGGCGAGTGGACCTACGAGGTGCACGAGGTCGGCGAGGGAGACGACGTCTACCGGGATGCGATCTCGTGGTCGCCGTTCCTGTCGCTGGCGCACGCGCGCTCGGCCGGGCGGACGCTCGCGACCTTGCACGCGGCCGCGGCGGGCTACGACGCGCCGGACCGCAGTCCTGCTCCGCTGGTCGGCGGCTTCACGATCTTCGGCGACCGCACGGACCCGATCGCCGCAGCCGGCCGATACCTGGCGCTACGTCCGGCCCTCGAGGCCGAGATGTGGCGTTGGCCCGACTGGCCCGAGCAGCTCCGGCGGCTGCATTTGCCCTACTGGAAACGTCTACGGCCGTTTCTCGACGAGCTCGAACCGCTGTGGACGCACAACGACCTGCACGCCTCGAACCTGTTGTGGCGCGGCGACGAGGCCGTCACCGTGATCGACTTCAACCTGGCCGATCGCGCGTTCGCCGTGCACGATCTCGCACTGGCCATCGAGCGCAACGCGATCGAGTGGGTCCGCCTGGCCGAGAGCGGCGAGGCGGCCGTACACGCGGACGCCGCGCAGGCGCTGATCGAGGGATACGAGGAGGTCAGGAAGCTTACCGACGCCGAGCGGGCCGCGCTTCCGGAGCTGCTGCCGCTGTGCCACGTCGACTTCGCGCTCAGCGAACTCGACTACTTCGCCGGCATCACCCGGTCGACGGAGAACGCAGAGCTCGCCTATCGCTACCTCATCGACCACACAGCCTGGTTCGATACTGATGCGGGACGCGAGCTTCTGCGGCACGTTCGGGCCGCGCTCGACCGCTGA